A window of Sulfurimonas gotlandica GD1 contains these coding sequences:
- the dapF gene encoding diaminopimelate epimerase: protein MRCSKYSANGNDFVVFHSDVKEDRTELAKELCHRQDGVGADGLIVIVPNSDYDFEWQFYNSDGSHADMCGNGSRACAHYAYVNNLASSSMSFLTGAGIIKAEVDGDMVLSELTPPKILEKNIEINGKSWWLIDTGVPHLVHLTENIEEFDIAEARELRYKYNANVNIVSLDGKNLKVRTYERGVEDETLACGTGMAACFYRAYTEEKVTNNIEVYPKSGDTLYLGMNDKTITFRGRVKKTFETDWVL from the coding sequence ATGAGATGCTCAAAATATAGTGCAAATGGAAATGATTTTGTAGTCTTTCATTCAGATGTAAAAGAAGATAGAACTGAGTTGGCAAAAGAGTTATGTCACCGTCAAGACGGAGTCGGTGCTGACGGTTTAATAGTAATAGTTCCAAATAGTGATTATGATTTTGAATGGCAGTTTTACAACTCTGATGGTAGTCATGCAGATATGTGCGGAAACGGTTCTCGAGCTTGTGCTCACTATGCATATGTGAATAACTTGGCATCTAGTAGTATGAGTTTTTTAACAGGTGCAGGCATTATAAAAGCCGAGGTTGATGGTGATATGGTTTTAAGTGAACTTACTCCACCTAAGATATTGGAAAAAAATATAGAGATTAATGGTAAATCTTGGTGGTTAATAGATACTGGTGTTCCTCATTTGGTTCATCTCACTGAAAATATAGAAGAGTTTGATATAGCGGAAGCTAGAGAGTTAAGATACAAATATAATGCAAATGTTAATATTGTCTCTTTAGATGGTAAAAACTTAAAAGTCAGAACTTATGAACGTGGGGTTGAAGATGAAACTTTAGCCTGTGGAACTGGAATGGCTGCATGTTTTTATAGAGCTTACACAGAAGAAAAAGTAACTAATAATATTGAAGTTTACCCTAAAAGTGGTGATACTCTATATCTTGGAATGAATGATAAAACGATTACTTTTAGAGGAAGAGTTAAAAAGACTTTTGAAACCGACTGGGTTCTATAA
- the coaE gene encoding dephospho-CoA kinase (Dephospho-CoA kinase (CoaE) performs the final step in coenzyme A biosynthesis.): MAFEYAIALTGGIATGKSTVASLLALNGMRVIDADSISHEILDASISWVKETFGDSYLNGSKVDRAKLGSLVFSNDEQKKILEDFLHPKIRDEIEKRSIKQDTFKFPYLIDIPLFFEKGSYDIKESVVVYTPAEIQLERFMKRNGYSEEESLKRISSQMPIDDKKDRATWVIDNSKNLKHLQQEVEDFVENIKAKYL; encoded by the coding sequence ATGGCATTTGAGTACGCTATCGCATTAACTGGCGGGATTGCTACAGGAAAAAGTACTGTGGCATCTCTGCTCGCCTTAAACGGCATGAGGGTTATAGATGCAGATAGCATCTCACATGAAATATTAGATGCTTCCATATCTTGGGTTAAAGAGACTTTTGGTGATAGTTATCTCAATGGTTCCAAAGTCGACCGTGCTAAGCTTGGAAGTTTGGTTTTTTCAAATGATGAGCAAAAAAAGATTTTAGAAGATTTCTTGCATCCAAAAATTAGGGATGAAATAGAAAAACGAAGCATCAAGCAAGATACATTTAAATTCCCATACCTTATAGATATCCCACTGTTTTTTGAAAAAGGTTCTTATGATATTAAAGAGAGTGTTGTAGTATATACTCCAGCAGAAATACAGCTAGAACGTTTCATGAAAAGAAATGGTTATTCGGAAGAAGAATCTTTAAAAAGGATTTCTTCTCAGATGCCAATAGATGATAAGAAAGATAGAGCTACTTGGGTTATAGACAATTCTAAAAACTTAAAACATCTTCAGCAAGAAGTTGAAGATTTTGTAGAAAATATAAAGGCTAAATACTTATGA
- a CDS encoding spermidine synthase, translating into MKEFIYPEMMVHVPLCTSKNPQEVLIVSDNIDLLAKEMLKHNDINTRAVECSLDAIRNLDDSSVDVIICEMSSDAALLAHINRVLKEDGQLSITHPSLDEVEANKAILHILGKYFKVIMPYNIGNGSTALLASKEYHPTADLNLHRADMLDGNQFYNCDIHIASFAMGNYIRKEYLGIIKN; encoded by the coding sequence ATGAAAGAATTTATATACCCTGAAATGATGGTACACGTTCCATTATGTACTAGTAAAAATCCACAAGAAGTTTTAATCGTTAGCGATAATATTGATTTGCTTGCAAAAGAGATGCTTAAGCATAATGATATTAATACAAGAGCAGTAGAGTGTTCACTTGACGCTATTCGTAATTTAGATGATTCAAGTGTTGATGTAATCATCTGTGAAATGAGTTCAGATGCTGCACTTTTAGCGCACATCAATCGTGTTTTGAAAGAGGATGGTCAACTCTCAATTACTCATCCTTCTTTAGATGAAGTTGAAGCCAATAAAGCTATCTTGCATATTTTAGGAAAATACTTTAAAGTAATAATGCCGTATAATATCGGTAATGGTTCAACAGCACTTTTAGCTTCTAAAGAGTATCACCCGACAGCAGATCTAAATCTGCACCGTGCTGATATGTTAGATGGTAATCAGTTTTATAACTGTGACATTCATATAGCTTCGTTTGCGATGGGTAACTACATTCGTAAAGAGTACTTAGGAATTATAAAAAATTAA
- a CDS encoding YgaP family membrane protein, with protein sequence MDYNKIRKFCRVFRIFIGLALIATGVITGIYWFYLGVIPLIAGIANFCPLCIISKKCDMPNNSED encoded by the coding sequence ATGGACTATAACAAAATAAGAAAGTTTTGTAGAGTTTTTCGTATTTTTATAGGTTTAGCATTAATCGCTACTGGCGTTATTACTGGAATCTACTGGTTCTATCTTGGAGTTATTCCTCTTATTGCAGGTATTGCTAACTTCTGTCCTCTTTGTATCATTAGTAAAAAGTGCGATATGCCAAATAATTCGGAGGACTAA
- the purM gene encoding phosphoribosylformylglycinamidine cyclo-ligase: MSQISYKDAGVDIDAGNSFVENIKPLVKSTKIPGVIGGIGSFAGAFELPKGFKEPVMLAATDGVGTKLKLAIDSGIHNTVGIDLVAMCVNDLLCNFGTPSFFLDYYATGKLDVNVATSVVAGIAEGCIRSECALIGGETAEMPGMYSENDYDLAGFAVGVAEKSEMDRVSLVRAGHKLIALPSSGLHSNGFSLARKVLFDKMGMKFEDDFNGKPLIETLLEPTNIYVKTFKALKNEIVAMAHITGGGIIENLPRVLPENLMAEVQKDAIKVLPIFELMSAHVDRDEMFRAFNMGVGMILVVEDANVEKVLAETDGYLIGEIKEGAREALMV; encoded by the coding sequence ATGAGTCAAATAAGTTATAAAGATGCCGGTGTTGATATAGATGCAGGTAATAGTTTTGTTGAAAATATTAAACCATTAGTAAAATCTACAAAAATTCCTGGTGTTATTGGTGGTATTGGATCTTTTGCAGGTGCATTTGAACTTCCAAAAGGATTTAAAGAACCTGTGATGCTTGCAGCAACTGATGGAGTTGGAACAAAGCTTAAACTTGCTATAGATAGCGGTATACACAACACAGTAGGAATTGACTTAGTTGCTATGTGCGTAAATGACCTTCTTTGTAACTTTGGGACTCCTTCTTTCTTCCTTGACTACTACGCTACAGGAAAGCTTGACGTTAATGTTGCTACAAGCGTAGTTGCAGGTATAGCTGAGGGTTGTATCAGAAGTGAATGTGCACTTATTGGTGGAGAGACTGCTGAGATGCCAGGAATGTACTCTGAAAATGATTACGATTTAGCTGGTTTTGCAGTTGGTGTAGCTGAGAAATCTGAGATGGATAGAGTTTCATTAGTACGTGCAGGTCACAAACTGATAGCTCTTCCAAGTTCTGGCCTTCACTCAAATGGTTTCTCTCTAGCACGTAAAGTACTATTTGACAAAATGGGTATGAAATTTGAAGATGACTTTAACGGCAAACCGCTTATTGAAACTCTTTTAGAGCCTACAAATATCTATGTTAAAACATTTAAAGCACTAAAAAATGAAATAGTAGCAATGGCGCATATTACTGGTGGCGGTATTATTGAAAACTTACCTCGTGTTCTTCCTGAGAATCTGATGGCAGAAGTTCAAAAAGATGCTATTAAAGTACTGCCTATATTTGAACTAATGTCAGCACATGTTGATCGTGATGAAATGTTTAGAGCATTTAATATGGGTGTTGGAATGATTTTAGTTGTTGAAGATGCTAATGTTGAAAAAGTTTTAGCTGAGACTGATGGTTATCTGATTGGTGAAATTAAAGAGGGTGCTAGAGAAGCATTGATGGTATAA